A stretch of the Cloacibacillus sp. genome encodes the following:
- the dnaX gene encoding DNA polymerase III subunit gamma/tau, with product MYISLYRRYRPQTFSDMVGQSAAVGVLLESLREGSLGHAYLFSGPRGCGKTSAARLVAKSLDCLNRGEDCEPCGVCENCRAIAAGEHLDVIEIDGASNRGIGEIRDLKSHVSLKALSASYKVYIIDEVHMLTDAAFNALLKTLEEPPANVVFLLATTEPHKVPVTIRSRCQHIPFHRITIADTVSRLKHVCSQENIEADEEGIWEIARQADGALRDALSLTEQAVALGRGKLSLESVRELTSGSSRAELEKWVTMLRTDPRGAAAALHSIMARGISSERLCEALFVLFRDLWLFCLWKDKALEALETSSAERDYLAAEAQHWDKDKLQAACMLCSRLLPRTHYGMKGDIFSGLIFMELQNILAGNVQPAPPSRSREPERAAAPQPAARTPREEISPAPARQERPAEPLPPEDDFWMPPEEELPPVRQERPAQRRVQEPAPLFAGQPDMIFGNEAPAAFDVAGLCARLGDNEFSRLVGNLSSDWLPIAAALLNAELSRRDGTLEVTFERQMPAKNFLSIPHNRKTLTCAAAKLWGIAGGDTQPQPQHVSEPDEPAPEKQSAAAPEAEENEPTAAQSLTSHVLRLAGAEVLYVKSIHANEDETEGNE from the coding sequence ATGTATATTTCACTATACCGCAGATATAGGCCCCAGACATTTTCCGACATGGTCGGACAGAGCGCGGCCGTCGGCGTATTGCTGGAATCCCTGCGCGAGGGCTCGCTTGGGCACGCCTATCTTTTTTCGGGACCGCGCGGATGCGGCAAAACCTCTGCCGCGCGCCTTGTAGCTAAGTCACTTGACTGCCTGAACCGCGGCGAGGACTGCGAACCATGCGGCGTGTGCGAGAATTGCCGCGCCATCGCCGCCGGCGAACATCTCGACGTCATTGAGATCGACGGAGCCTCAAACCGCGGGATAGGGGAGATACGCGACCTTAAGAGCCATGTGAGCCTCAAGGCGCTCTCCGCATCATATAAGGTCTACATTATAGACGAGGTCCATATGCTTACCGACGCCGCCTTCAACGCGCTGCTGAAGACGCTGGAGGAGCCGCCCGCGAACGTCGTATTTCTGCTGGCGACGACCGAGCCCCATAAGGTGCCGGTCACTATACGCTCGCGCTGCCAGCACATACCATTTCACCGGATAACGATCGCCGATACTGTGAGCCGCCTTAAGCACGTCTGCTCTCAGGAGAATATCGAGGCCGACGAGGAGGGGATCTGGGAGATAGCCCGCCAGGCCGACGGAGCCCTGCGCGACGCGCTGTCGCTCACGGAGCAGGCCGTGGCCCTTGGTCGCGGTAAGCTTTCTTTGGAGAGCGTCCGCGAGCTGACGAGCGGAAGCAGCCGCGCCGAGCTGGAAAAGTGGGTGACGATGCTGCGCACCGACCCGCGGGGAGCGGCTGCGGCTCTGCATTCGATAATGGCAAGAGGCATCTCTTCGGAGCGGCTCTGCGAGGCGCTCTTTGTGCTCTTTCGGGATCTGTGGCTCTTCTGCCTGTGGAAGGACAAGGCTCTGGAGGCGCTCGAAACTTCGAGCGCGGAGCGTGATTATCTTGCCGCGGAGGCCCAGCATTGGGACAAGGATAAACTGCAGGCGGCCTGTATGCTGTGCAGCCGGCTTTTGCCGCGCACGCATTACGGAATGAAGGGCGATATATTCAGCGGCCTGATATTTATGGAACTGCAGAATATACTGGCGGGAAACGTCCAGCCAGCGCCGCCTTCCCGCAGCAGGGAGCCGGAACGCGCCGCGGCGCCGCAGCCGGCGGCACGTACGCCGCGTGAGGAAATTTCACCCGCGCCGGCGCGTCAGGAGCGGCCGGCGGAACCGCTTCCGCCCGAGGATGATTTCTGGATGCCGCCGGAGGAGGAGCTGCCTCCGGTACGGCAGGAGCGCCCCGCCCAGAGGCGAGTCCAGGAACCTGCGCCGCTCTTTGCGGGACAGCCTGATATGATCTTTGGCAATGAGGCGCCCGCCGCTTTTGACGTCGCGGGGCTTTGCGCCAGACTTGGAGATAACGAATTTTCGCGGCTGGTGGGGAATCTTTCCTCTGACTGGCTTCCAATTGCCGCCGCGCTGCTGAACGCGGAGCTTTCGCGCCGCGACGGTACGCTGGAGGTGACCTTTGAGCGGCAGATGCCGGCGAAGAACTTCCTCTCGATCCCGCATAACCGCAAGACGCTCACCTGCGCCGCGGCAAAGCTGTGGGGGATCGCGGGCGGAGATACGCAGCCGCAGCCGCAGCATGTAAGCGAGCCGGACGAACCGGCTCCAGAAAAACAGTCCGCCGCCGCGCCGGAGGCTGAGGAGAACGAACCGACCGCTGCGCAGTCGCTCACATCTCATGTGTTGAGGCTGGCGGGGGCGGAGGTGCTCTATGTTAAGAGCATCCACGCAAATGAAGATGAAACTGAGGGAAATGAATAA
- a CDS encoding M48 family metallopeptidase — translation MKKTVLLMMLMVLLLPAVAAHAAASPEPSDKTIKRELKIGRKGSEAIEKQVPRVLDPVAEAKLAMIAAKLTPFLQRDLDYNVRILEMKEPNAFSLPGGMTYFTTGMLEFLKSEDEIAAVMCHEFIHADRAHGIVQAKRNNRLTLLTIAGLVAATQAGDSGAGVAAMASGLQTALMNSYSIELEKEADARGIDILYKAGYNPAAMLTMMERMKVEKLKRAQYQLGIFQTHPEEEERVEAALQYLRDKGIEIQRKDVVQSLKIKTDTVSGNVRLYVDDAVLLSAPATEESSRLFTELGERLDSTLELELAPYDIKILGEKGEQSLVIRRKTILTESELLPGMPPLAELRDRINDALNKSRRGNMLTDYFQ, via the coding sequence ATGAAAAAGACAGTGCTGCTGATGATGTTGATGGTATTACTTTTACCGGCTGTGGCCGCGCACGCGGCCGCGTCGCCGGAGCCCAGCGATAAAACGATAAAGCGCGAATTGAAGATCGGACGCAAGGGGTCGGAGGCGATCGAAAAACAGGTGCCGCGTGTCCTAGACCCTGTGGCGGAGGCGAAACTCGCGATGATCGCCGCGAAGCTTACGCCGTTTCTTCAGCGTGACCTTGATTATAATGTGCGCATCCTTGAGATGAAAGAGCCCAATGCCTTCTCACTGCCCGGCGGCATGACCTATTTCACGACCGGTATGCTTGAATTCCTGAAGAGCGAGGACGAGATCGCGGCGGTCATGTGTCACGAATTTATCCACGCCGACCGCGCTCACGGGATCGTACAGGCGAAGCGCAACAATAGGCTCACGCTGCTGACGATCGCGGGGCTGGTCGCCGCGACGCAGGCGGGCGACTCCGGCGCGGGGGTCGCGGCGATGGCGAGCGGACTGCAGACGGCTCTGATGAACAGCTACAGTATCGAGCTGGAGAAGGAGGCCGACGCGAGGGGGATAGACATCCTCTACAAGGCCGGCTATAATCCCGCGGCGATGCTGACGATGATGGAGCGTATGAAGGTGGAAAAGCTAAAGCGCGCTCAGTATCAGCTCGGCATATTCCAGACGCACCCCGAGGAGGAAGAGCGCGTAGAGGCGGCTCTTCAATATCTGCGCGATAAGGGCATCGAGATACAGCGCAAGGATGTGGTGCAGTCGCTGAAGATCAAGACCGACACCGTATCCGGCAATGTGCGTCTATATGTGGACGACGCCGTGCTTCTGTCAGCTCCGGCGACGGAGGAGTCGTCCAGGCTTTTCACGGAGCTTGGCGAGCGTTTGGATAGCACCCTCGAGCTTGAGCTTGCCCCATACGATATAAAGATACTCGGAGAAAAGGGAGAACAGTCTCTGGTGATAAGGCGCAAGACGATCCTCACGGAGAGCGAGCTGCTCCCGGGAATGCCGCCGCTTGCCGAACTTCGCGACCGGATAAACGACGCGCTCAACAAGTCGCGCCGGGGAAATATGCTGACGGATTATTTTCAGTAG
- the mtrB gene encoding trp RNA-binding attenuation protein MtrB: MAENGQTVGEYIAVKALENGVTVTGVTRGAENRFLHTEKLEEGEVWIAQFTEHISAMKIRGHAKVITAHGEIESGKN, from the coding sequence ATGGCTGAGAACGGACAGACGGTGGGAGAATATATCGCCGTGAAGGCGCTGGAAAACGGGGTCACCGTCACCGGCGTTACCCGCGGCGCGGAAAATAGATTTCTTCACACGGAGAAGCTTGAAGAGGGCGAGGTTTGGATCGCCCAGTTCACGGAACATATATCGGCGATGAAGATACGCGGTCACGCAAAGGTGATAACGGCTCACGGAGAGATAGAGAGCGGAAAGAATTAA
- a CDS encoding sodium:solute symporter family protein, translating to MHSGYLWFIVAYLVVVVAYGLYISKKLVKTSEGFVTAGRSLPLWIVIGTLIATWFGGGSITGCANIVYSRGILAGLIYQYSTPIGLLVVFLIAGKIRAAENTTIPALFKDKYGTTASVLATVFIVLSYIGITSYQFKGAGYVINIVTGLPVETGTIISAVIIILLTVTGGLASVAYTDAISALFVFVSFLIAISCLLFQSGGFSGLIAQIPHEYFTWSGANNNSLTNWGVLVATAFLAMGDQNLFIRFNAAKNRKEATKSCALFIVGAVILGTMTVLIEAFSIPYLKGIRPDTALLMIAMHHLPFAVGGLILAAAVSFMITTGDSFMLSAATSVAHDIVTPYITKNNDEAHKLKMVRFLVVACGILAYILIAKFTDVLGIIMYAYTVYAAAITPALVAAFTWRRVTPAGGICSIIIGGSSALVWELWLKSGFNNIDGALIAVPLSILTLIVVSLLTSLKTTEAEN from the coding sequence ATGCATTCCGGCTACCTTTGGTTCATTGTGGCATATCTCGTTGTAGTAGTAGCCTATGGACTTTACATTAGCAAAAAATTGGTCAAGACCAGTGAAGGTTTTGTCACAGCTGGCAGAAGCCTCCCACTTTGGATAGTTATCGGTACGCTGATCGCCACCTGGTTTGGCGGCGGCAGCATTACCGGCTGCGCGAATATCGTCTATTCCCGCGGCATCCTAGCCGGGCTCATCTATCAGTATTCCACGCCAATCGGTCTGCTTGTCGTTTTCTTGATTGCCGGAAAGATCAGAGCGGCGGAAAATACTACCATTCCTGCGTTGTTTAAAGACAAATACGGCACGACAGCCAGTGTCTTAGCCACCGTTTTCATCGTCCTGTCTTATATAGGCATCACGTCATATCAGTTCAAGGGTGCCGGCTACGTCATCAATATCGTGACAGGGCTGCCCGTTGAAACGGGAACTATCATCTCCGCCGTAATCATAATCCTGCTGACTGTCACCGGCGGTCTGGCTTCCGTCGCCTACACAGATGCAATCAGCGCACTTTTCGTCTTTGTATCATTTCTCATCGCCATATCATGCCTGCTCTTCCAAAGCGGCGGCTTCTCTGGGCTGATCGCACAGATCCCCCACGAGTATTTTACATGGTCGGGAGCCAACAACAACAGCCTTACCAACTGGGGTGTACTTGTAGCAACCGCCTTTCTCGCGATGGGGGACCAGAACCTCTTCATAAGGTTCAATGCTGCGAAGAATAGAAAAGAAGCTACAAAATCTTGCGCTCTATTTATCGTAGGGGCCGTCATACTCGGAACAATGACGGTGTTGATTGAAGCCTTCTCCATTCCCTACCTTAAGGGCATCCGTCCGGATACCGCCCTGTTGATGATCGCGATGCACCATCTACCATTCGCCGTCGGCGGCCTTATTCTTGCAGCGGCGGTATCGTTCATGATAACCACCGGAGATTCATTTATGCTCTCGGCCGCGACTAGCGTTGCACACGACATCGTCACGCCCTATATTACAAAGAATAACGACGAAGCGCATAAGCTAAAGATGGTACGGTTCTTAGTAGTCGCCTGCGGAATACTGGCCTATATATTGATTGCCAAATTTACAGATGTGCTAGGTATCATCATGTACGCTTACACCGTATACGCAGCGGCCATCACTCCCGCACTCGTAGCAGCATTTACTTGGAGGCGCGTCACTCCAGCCGGAGGCATTTGTTCTATCATTATCGGCGGCAGCTCAGCGCTCGTTTGGGAGCTTTGGCTTAAGAGCGGCTTTAACAATATCGACGGTGCGCTGATTGCCGTTCCGCTCTCAATTCTTACACTTATCGTGGTTAGCCTTCTGACTTCGCTCAAAACGACCGAAGCGGAAAACTAA
- a CDS encoding GntR family transcriptional regulator, with protein sequence MREERTKIQTQTNSLYYSIYADIKKRILQGELKPGDQLPTEAELEKLYSASRAPVRQALTMLEQETFLLRCQGRGTFVCDRKKESHWLLQSGFSKDMERDFNQLSSKTLWIKMEKPDDDVREILMLDEDQQVIHIHRLRYFKDIPIFSMHNYVRDSLNIEAFKRAGDFFIISEVLERDFQITLYRAEEDIRAAAADDKMAEEMQIPVGFPLLSGKRVYYTENDRSVYMSLYHVRTDYWSHKTTYYANNQ encoded by the coding sequence ATTAGAGAGGAGAGAACAAAAATACAGACACAAACAAATTCTCTTTATTATAGTATCTACGCTGATATCAAAAAACGGATACTCCAAGGAGAGCTAAAACCTGGAGACCAGCTCCCGACAGAGGCAGAGCTCGAAAAGCTGTATAGCGCCAGCAGGGCTCCTGTCAGACAGGCCTTAACAATGCTTGAACAGGAGACCTTCCTGCTCCGTTGCCAGGGCAGAGGTACTTTTGTCTGTGACAGAAAGAAGGAGAGCCACTGGCTGCTCCAAAGCGGTTTCTCCAAGGATATGGAGAGAGATTTTAACCAACTGAGCAGCAAAACTCTATGGATCAAAATGGAGAAACCTGACGACGATGTGCGGGAGATACTTATGCTTGACGAAGATCAGCAGGTGATTCACATTCACAGACTGCGTTATTTCAAAGACATCCCCATCTTCTCTATGCACAATTACGTGAGGGATTCTCTTAATATTGAGGCATTCAAACGAGCTGGGGACTTTTTCATCATCAGCGAAGTCCTGGAAAGAGATTTCCAGATCACGCTGTACCGGGCAGAAGAAGATATCCGCGCAGCCGCCGCGGACGACAAAATGGCCGAAGAAATGCAAATACCGGTAGGCTTTCCGCTCCTCAGCGGAAAACGCGTTTACTACACGGAGAATGACAGGTCTGTTTATATGAGTCTGTATCATGTACGAACCGATTACTGGTCACATAAAACAACCTACTATGCTAACAACCAATAG
- the dnaE gene encoding DNA polymerase III subunit alpha, with translation MDKPFVHLHVHSEYSLLDGANKCSDLAVATRSMGMDSVALTDHGVMFGCVEFYNKCNEAGVKPIIGCEVYVDPNGHTCREGKNQNHLILLAENEEGYYNLTKLVSIANTDGFYYKPRIDHELLARYSKGLICSSACLGGEIPQFIIQNNIDAAYERAQLYLDIMGKDNFFLEIQSNIIPEQAIVNKTLVEMSKKLDIPLIATNDAHYLKREDAEWHDILLCVQTGSIVTDEKRYRFTGSDYYFRSPEEMWEIFGGELPDSLINTQRIADRCEVKLKTGHYYLPEFPLPPGETLSTHLRKLAAEGLRRRLKTEEPPREYLERLEYELGIIEQMEFPGYFCIVSDIIVAAKARDIPIGPGRGSAAGSLVAYSLGITDLDPIRYNLLFERFLNPERISMPDIDTDVSDKGREELIAYIVEKYGTDHVSQIITFGRMKSRGAIKDVGRALNIPIAEVNAIAKLIPAMPTPEIKNIKGALEHVPDLKTAYESKPEIKKLVDTAMHIEGLARHCSQHAAGVVITPKPTSDMVPVRKFGENQVATQYSMEPVEKLGLVKMDFLGLRTLSVLDGAVKNIEANGKGKIDLNEIPIDDAKTYDMLQRGDTLGVFQLESSGMTALVRRLRPDCFEDMIALVALYRPGPLESGMVDTYVKCKHGEDTVHYLHPKLEPYMKDTYGVILYQEQVMQSAQALAGYTLGEADLLRRAMGKKKKEVMEQERVKFVDGAVKNGVDASNAGNIFDIIEKFAGYGFNKSHSAAYGLIAYWTAWLKANYGPEYLASYLSSLIGSKMDVLGQYIRSVRNAGYPVLPPDINESREDFTVVGEVIRLGLSAIAKVGDAAVANIIESRAKAGNFTSFWDFLTKIDTRQVNKGVIENLIKSGAFDSLEPNRARLLAAVPQFVEQASRQAQNTNQASLFGEEDEEYLMPEMPEVEDFNERQKLDLEKESMGLYISGHPFDHYEGQVSPYITCPISELGRWQSHQPAVTAGLLSSVAEKFSKTSGNPYGTAVFEDNNGTVDVLIFGSRWPQFKPILQVGSLYFLKGKPREDRGISIMADDIFTEDEYKDKLERRAIVTVECDGLSDKFYEGMFRVLTKHQGKSEIILKLVGSEETTVSLIKRIKINVTKELKEELTEYSNGLVSCI, from the coding sequence ATGGATAAGCCTTTCGTACACCTTCACGTACATAGTGAATATAGTCTGCTCGACGGGGCCAATAAGTGTTCCGATCTCGCGGTGGCGACGCGCAGCATGGGGATGGATTCCGTCGCTTTGACGGACCATGGAGTGATGTTCGGCTGCGTGGAATTTTATAATAAATGCAACGAGGCTGGCGTAAAGCCGATAATTGGCTGTGAGGTCTACGTGGACCCCAACGGTCATACCTGCCGCGAGGGAAAGAATCAGAACCACCTGATACTGCTCGCCGAGAATGAAGAGGGATATTATAACCTCACCAAGCTCGTTTCGATCGCCAACACCGACGGCTTTTACTACAAGCCGCGAATCGACCATGAACTGCTCGCGCGGTACAGCAAAGGGCTGATCTGCTCCTCCGCCTGTCTTGGCGGCGAGATACCGCAGTTTATCATACAGAACAATATCGATGCCGCCTACGAGCGCGCTCAGCTTTATCTGGACATTATGGGCAAGGACAATTTCTTTCTGGAGATACAGTCGAACATCATTCCGGAGCAGGCCATTGTGAACAAGACGCTTGTCGAGATGTCTAAAAAGCTCGATATACCGCTTATCGCCACAAACGACGCGCACTATCTGAAACGCGAGGACGCGGAATGGCACGATATCCTGCTCTGCGTGCAGACAGGGAGCATCGTCACTGACGAGAAGCGTTACCGCTTCACGGGCAGCGACTATTACTTCCGTTCGCCGGAGGAGATGTGGGAGATATTCGGCGGCGAACTGCCGGATTCTCTGATCAATACACAGAGGATAGCCGACCGCTGCGAAGTCAAACTGAAGACGGGCCATTACTACCTGCCTGAATTTCCCCTGCCACCGGGAGAGACGCTCTCGACGCACCTGCGCAAGCTGGCCGCTGAGGGGCTTCGCCGCAGGCTGAAGACGGAGGAGCCGCCGCGGGAGTATCTGGAGCGCCTCGAATATGAGCTGGGGATAATAGAGCAGATGGAGTTCCCAGGCTATTTCTGCATCGTCTCCGATATCATCGTGGCGGCCAAGGCCCGTGATATACCGATCGGGCCCGGACGCGGTTCTGCGGCGGGATCGCTTGTCGCCTATTCCCTGGGGATAACCGACCTTGACCCGATAAGATACAATCTGCTCTTTGAACGTTTTCTCAACCCGGAACGCATAAGCATGCCCGATATCGATACCGACGTCTCCGATAAGGGACGTGAAGAGCTGATCGCCTATATTGTTGAGAAATACGGCACGGACCATGTCTCACAGATCATAACCTTTGGACGGATGAAGAGCCGCGGCGCGATAAAAGACGTCGGCCGCGCGCTGAATATTCCGATCGCCGAGGTAAACGCGATAGCGAAGCTGATCCCCGCGATGCCGACGCCGGAGATAAAGAATATCAAGGGGGCGCTTGAACATGTGCCGGACCTCAAGACTGCTTACGAGAGCAAACCGGAGATAAAAAAGCTCGTCGATACGGCAATGCACATCGAGGGGCTCGCGCGCCACTGTTCGCAGCACGCCGCCGGCGTGGTCATCACGCCAAAACCGACGAGCGATATGGTGCCGGTGCGTAAATTCGGCGAAAATCAGGTCGCGACGCAGTATTCTATGGAGCCCGTTGAAAAGCTGGGGCTCGTAAAGATGGACTTCCTCGGCCTCCGCACCCTCTCGGTGCTTGACGGCGCGGTGAAGAATATCGAGGCCAACGGCAAGGGCAAGATCGACCTCAACGAAATACCGATCGACGACGCCAAGACCTACGACATGCTGCAGCGTGGGGATACGCTGGGGGTATTCCAGCTTGAATCCTCCGGCATGACGGCTCTGGTGCGCCGTCTGCGCCCGGACTGCTTCGAGGATATGATCGCGCTTGTCGCGCTCTACCGCCCCGGTCCGCTGGAGAGCGGCATGGTCGACACCTACGTCAAGTGCAAACACGGCGAGGACACGGTGCACTATCTGCACCCGAAGCTCGAACCATACATGAAGGACACCTACGGAGTCATCCTCTACCAGGAGCAGGTCATGCAGAGCGCGCAGGCGCTCGCGGGCTATACGCTCGGGGAGGCGGACCTGCTGCGCCGCGCGATGGGTAAGAAGAAAAAAGAGGTCATGGAACAGGAGCGCGTAAAGTTTGTCGACGGAGCCGTGAAAAACGGCGTCGACGCCTCGAACGCTGGCAACATCTTCGACATCATCGAAAAGTTCGCCGGCTACGGCTTCAATAAGTCGCACAGCGCCGCCTACGGGCTCATCGCCTACTGGACCGCCTGGCTCAAGGCGAACTACGGGCCTGAATACCTCGCCTCCTACCTTTCGAGCCTCATCGGGTCGAAGATGGATGTCCTCGGCCAGTACATACGAAGCGTAAGGAATGCCGGGTATCCGGTCCTTCCCCCGGACATAAACGAATCACGCGAGGACTTTACCGTCGTCGGAGAGGTCATCAGGCTGGGACTCTCAGCGATCGCGAAGGTCGGCGACGCGGCCGTCGCGAACATCATTGAGAGCCGCGCAAAGGCGGGAAATTTTACCTCCTTCTGGGACTTCCTCACAAAGATAGATACGCGGCAGGTCAACAAAGGCGTTATCGAAAATCTCATCAAGTCGGGGGCCTTCGACAGCCTCGAACCAAACCGCGCGCGGCTTCTGGCCGCGGTGCCGCAGTTTGTCGAGCAGGCTTCACGCCAGGCGCAGAACACGAATCAGGCCTCGCTCTTCGGCGAAGAGGACGAAGAATACCTCATGCCGGAGATGCCGGAGGTCGAAGATTTCAACGAACGCCAGAAACTCGACCTTGAGAAGGAGAGTATGGGGCTCTATATTTCCGGCCACCCATTCGACCATTACGAGGGGCAGGTTTCGCCCTATATTACCTGTCCGATAAGCGAACTGGGCCGCTGGCAGTCTCACCAGCCCGCGGTGACCGCTGGGCTTCTCTCAAGCGTCGCGGAAAAGTTCAGCAAGACTTCGGGCAATCCGTACGGCACCGCCGTCTTTGAGGACAACAACGGCACCGTCGACGTGCTGATCTTCGGTAGCCGCTGGCCGCAGTTCAAACCGATATTGCAGGTGGGCTCGCTCTACTTCCTGAAAGGCAAGCCGCGCGAGGACCGCGGAATATCCATAATGGCCGATGACATCTTCACGGAGGACGAGTATAAGGATAAGCTGGAGCGCCGCGCGATCGTGACGGTCGAGTGCGACGGCCTCTCCGATAAATTTTACGAGGGGATGTTCCGGGTACTGACGAAACACCAGGGAAAGAGCGAGATCATCCTCAAACTGGTCGGTTCCGAAGAGACTACCGTCTCGCTTATAAAGAGGATAAAGATAAACGTGACGAAGGAGTTAAAAGAAGAGCTGACCGAGTATTCAAACGGATTGGTAAGCTGCATTTGA
- a CDS encoding phenylpyruvate tautomerase MIF-related protein → MPCVQIQTNVAYNESDRETILREATKVMVEQAHKNEEAVMVILQKVDGMMGNSSEPMALIDVRSMVGIEHKTNNDISAALTSIMTRVLGVSPYRTYITFLRIPETCWGLMGGIATWQAKTRLWVVNDEPCK, encoded by the coding sequence ATGCCCTGTGTACAGATTCAGACAAACGTAGCATATAACGAAAGCGATAGGGAGACTATCCTGCGCGAGGCAACAAAGGTAATGGTCGAACAGGCACACAAAAACGAGGAGGCTGTAATGGTAATACTCCAGAAGGTAGACGGTATGATGGGCAATAGCTCGGAACCGATGGCCCTGATCGATGTACGCAGTATGGTCGGTATCGAGCATAAGACCAACAACGACATCTCCGCAGCGCTTACTTCGATTATGACAAGGGTCTTGGGAGTCTCACCCTACCGCACTTATATAACCTTCCTGCGCATCCCCGAGACATGCTGGGGCCTTATGGGCGGTATCGCTACCTGGCAGGCTAAGACCCGTCTCTGGGTCGTAAACGACGAGCCCTGCAAGTAA
- the pyk gene encoding pyruvate kinase, which produces MDKMERKVKIVCTIGPACWEYETLIKVAEAGMNVARLNFSHGDYDSHERTLNNVRAVEQERQMPIAVLLDTKGPEIRTGEVPGHGKVTLEADDLFTLFFDKREGDEHGVYVDYPPLANEVKRGQSIFIDDGAINLEVEEATPEGVVCRVIVGGELGEHKGINVPGANLSVPTLTEKDVADLRWGAAHEVDYVAVSFVRNKEDIIEVRRILEGAGANAKIIAKMETRQSVENIDEILSVVDGMMVARGDLGVEMNTEDVPMVQKEIIEKCRVQGKPVIVATQMLDSMIRNPRPTRAEANDVANAVIDGADAVMLSGETAGGKYPVEAVETMQRIIIRTERDTELWRRKPRTIPQVCETADAVSHAARDIAKEVRAAAIVSLTSSGGTARMVSKYRLPCPIIAMTPSLSIWRQLSLIWGVTPCICPITPELEKSVENAISLIKREALVESGDNIVITSGVPLGEPGSTNMLNVLRIGNVIGKGMSLVRKRLTAPVCRAETPEEAVAKISEDKILVIKKSTKEYIPALEVAGAIITEENGLTSHAGVISLNRGVPCITGVSDIMDRVEDGMIITVDGIPGLVYMGRAY; this is translated from the coding sequence ATGGATAAAATGGAACGCAAGGTAAAAATAGTATGCACGATCGGCCCCGCCTGTTGGGAATATGAAACCCTCATCAAGGTGGCGGAGGCCGGAATGAACGTTGCACGTCTCAACTTCAGCCACGGAGATTATGACTCGCACGAGCGGACGCTGAATAACGTCCGCGCCGTGGAGCAGGAACGGCAGATGCCGATCGCCGTGCTGCTCGATACAAAAGGCCCCGAGATACGCACGGGAGAAGTGCCCGGACATGGTAAGGTGACGCTGGAGGCCGACGACCTTTTTACCCTCTTCTTTGACAAGCGGGAGGGCGACGAGCACGGCGTATATGTCGATTATCCGCCGCTCGCCAATGAGGTGAAGAGGGGACAGTCCATCTTCATCGACGACGGTGCGATAAATCTAGAGGTCGAAGAGGCGACGCCGGAGGGCGTCGTCTGCCGCGTGATCGTCGGCGGCGAACTTGGAGAACACAAGGGCATCAATGTTCCGGGAGCAAACCTCTCCGTTCCGACGCTTACGGAGAAAGATGTCGCGGACCTGCGCTGGGGCGCGGCCCACGAGGTGGACTATGTGGCGGTCTCCTTTGTCCGCAACAAGGAGGACATCATCGAAGTGCGCCGTATCCTCGAGGGGGCTGGCGCGAACGCGAAGATAATCGCGAAGATGGAGACGCGTCAGTCGGTGGAAAATATCGATGAGATACTTTCGGTCGTCGACGGCATGATGGTGGCGCGCGGAGACCTCGGCGTTGAGATGAATACGGAAGACGTGCCGATGGTCCAGAAGGAGATCATCGAGAAGTGCCGCGTGCAGGGCAAGCCCGTGATCGTCGCGACCCAGATGCTTGATTCGATGATACGCAACCCGCGCCCGACGCGCGCCGAGGCGAACGACGTGGCCAACGCGGTAATCGATGGAGCGGACGCCGTCATGCTCTCCGGTGAAACTGCGGGAGGAAAGTATCCCGTCGAAGCGGTTGAGACGATGCAGCGGATAATTATCCGCACCGAGAGAGACACCGAGCTCTGGCGCAGAAAGCCGCGCACGATCCCGCAGGTCTGCGAAACGGCCGACGCCGTGAGCCACGCGGCGCGCGACATCGCGAAAGAGGTCCGGGCGGCGGCGATAGTGTCGCTGACTTCGAGCGGCGGCACCGCGCGGATGGTGAGCAAGTACCGTCTGCCCTGCCCGATAATCGCAATGACGCCCTCGCTCTCCATTTGGCGGCAGCTCTCCCTTATTTGGGGCGTGACTCCCTGCATCTGCCCGATAACCCCTGAACTTGAAAAGTCGGTCGAGAACGCCATATCGCTAATAAAGAGGGAGGCGCTGGTCGAGAGCGGAGACAATATCGTCATCACCTCCGGCGTACCTCTCGGCGAGCCGGGAAGCACAAACATGCTGAACGTCCTGCGGATCGGTAACGTCATCGGCAAGGGGATGTCCCTCGTCCGTAAACGGCTGACGGCGCCGGTCTGCCGCGCTGAGACGCCCGAAGAGGCGGTCGCGAAGATCAGCGAGGACAAGATCCTGGTAATAAAGAAGAGCACGAAGGAGTATATCCCAGCGCTTGAAGTGGCGGGAGCGATAATCACGGAAGAAAACGGCCTGACCTCTCATGCCGGCGTCATATCGCTGAACAGGGGCGTACCCTGTATCACTGGTGTCTCCGACATCATGGACCGGGTGGAGGACGGCATGATCATAACGGTGGACGGGATACCGGGATTGGTCTATATGGGAAGAGCCTACTGA